The following proteins are co-located in the Pomacea canaliculata isolate SZHN2017 linkage group LG10, ASM307304v1, whole genome shotgun sequence genome:
- the LOC112574060 gene encoding regucalcin-like, whose amino-acid sequence MLSLRVEVAIRNGAKHLAEGPHWDEDTQTLLYVDLTGHEVHRWNPVTKEDTKVTLDDNVTFVIPRRQGGLMVGLGRTISQLDWDSQTVTKIVEVDQGTNNRFNDGKCDAKGRLWAGTMGSNPNPPAPPQGSLYSLGLDRTVRKQATNFYLSNGLAWTDDNQTMFFIDSPARKLYAFDFDLEGGNISNQRAAIDMATAAPDIGGVPDGMNIDTEGKLWVAFYDGGVIGRFDPVTGTHLQTLKFPVTQVTSMCWGGRNHDELYVTSGRQGHPRSTSSEKNHWLDPFSGLQARGIKVAQPTYMRVDRPVPSFRRYPKKLEITTWVAVINKT is encoded by the exons ATGTTGTCTTTAAGGGTGGAAGTAGCCATCAGGAACGGCGCCAAGCATTTGGCAGAGGGTCCTCACTGGGATGAGGACACTCAGACGCTGCTGTACGTTGACCTCACAGGTCACGAGGTACACCGCTGGAACCCGGTCACCAAGGAGGACACCAAAGTCACCCTCG ACGACAACGTTACCTTCGTTATCCCCCGGCGCCAGGGAGGGCTGATGGTGGGACTGGGCCGGACGATCTCCCAGCTTGACTGGGACTCACAGACCGTGACAAAAATCGTCGAGGTGGATCAGGGCACCAACAACCGCTTCAACGACGGCAAGTGCGATGCCAAGGGCCGTCTGTGGGCAG GTACCATGGGCTCTAACCCCAACCCACCAGCGCCCCCACAAGGGTCGCTGTACAGCCTTGGCCTTGACCGCACCGTTAGAAAGCAGGCCACGAACTTTTACCTTTCTAACGGTTTGGCGTGGACAGACGACAACCAAACCATGTTCTTCATCGACTCTCCAGCAAGGAAACTCTACGCCTTCGACTTCGATCTGGAAGGAGGAAACATAA GCAACCAAAGAGCAGCCATTGACATGGCCACTGCCGCTCCTGACATCGGAGGGGTGCCGGATGGAATGAACATCGACACGGAGGGGAAGCTGTGGGTGGCCTTCTACGACGGGGGAGTGATTGGTAGATTCGATCccgtgacag gtacaCACCTTCAAACGCTCAAGTTCCCAGTCACCCAGGTGACATCCATGTGCTGGGGAGGCCGCAACCACGACGAGTTGTACGTCACAAGTGGACGACAAGGTCACCCGAGGAGTACTTCCTCCGAGAAGAACCACTGGCTGGATCCGTTTTCAGGGTTACAGGCTCGGGGTATAAAGGTCGCGCAGCCTACGTATATGAGGGTTGACCGACCAGTCCCGAGTTTTCGAAGGTACCCCAAAAAACTTGAGATAACAACATGGGTGgctgtaataaataaaacctaA
- the LOC112573811 gene encoding LOW QUALITY PROTEIN: uncharacterized protein LOC112573811 (The sequence of the model RefSeq protein was modified relative to this genomic sequence to represent the inferred CDS: inserted 1 base in 1 codon; deleted 1 base in 1 codon), with product MASPYVEVAVKNSCTTIGEAPHWDEASQSLLYVDITSLDVHRWDSVSGEDSKVHLKDTVSFVVPRRRGGYIIGLGRRLSLLEWETGTVTDITEVDRDTGNRFNDGKCDAKGRLWAGTMGIISRPPHPAMGSLYSLDVDRTLKKQLPDIYLSNGLAWSGDNRTMFYIDSPIKKIYAFDFDVESGSISNQRVAVDFKDLPASVSGVPDGMTVDAEDKLWVACFGGGQVCRFDPETGALLTSVELPASQVTSVCWGGKDLDELYVTSARINRPDVYFFEEEPLAGSVFRVKGLGVKGRPAFVYEEILLRHIVNTWVNMTSPKVEVVVKNSCTTVGEGPHWDETSQSLFYVDVRSLDVHRWDSVTGQDTKVHLKDKVSFVVPRRRGGYIIGXGRRLSLLEWETGTVTDISEVDRDTGNNLNDGKCDAKGRLWTGTMGFIPRPPHPPMGSMYSLDLDRTVTKHLSGVYISNGLAWTGDNKTMFYIDSPPKKVYAFDFDLENGTVSNQRVAVDYETLAPDVRGNPDGMTIDTEDKLWVACVRGGQVCRFDPETGKLLQTIEFPTSDITSLCWGGKNLDELYVTSALISKSEEYFRQHEPLAGSVFRVTGLGVKGRSAYVYEG from the exons ATGGCCTCGCCCTATGTGGAGGTAGCGGTCAAGAACAGCTGCACGACTATTGGCGAGGCTCCTCACTGGGACGAGGCTTCACAGAGTCTCCTCTACGTGGACATCACAAGTCTGGACGTTCATCGCTGGGACTCCGTCAGCGGGGAGGACAGCAAGGTCCATCTCA aGGACACCGTCAGCTTCGTGGTTCCCCGACGGCGCGGTGGATACATCATCGGCCTGGGTCGTCGCCTGTCGTTGCTGGAGTGGGAAACAGGTACAGTCACAGATATCACAGAGGTGGACCGCGACACCGGCAACCGCTTCAACGACGGCAAGTGTGACGCCAAGGGTCGCCTGTGGGCAG GTACGATGGGCATCATCTCAAGACCACCGCATCCTGCCATGGGGTCGCTGTATAGTCTTGATGTTGACCGCACGTTGAAGAAGCAGCTGCCGGACATCTACCTCTCCAACGGACTGGCCTGGTCTGGTGACAACCGGACCATGTTCTACATTGACTCTCCCATCAAGAAAATCTACGCCTTCGACTTTGATGTCGAGAGCGGCAGCATCA GCAATCAGCGGGTGGCTGTTGACTTTAAAGATTTACCTGCCTCTGTCAGTGGAGTTCCGGATGGGATGACAGTAGATGCTGAGGACAAGCTGTGGGTGGCATGCTTCGGGGGAGGACAGGTGTGCAGATTTGACCCTGAAACAG GCGCACTGTTGACCAGTGTGGAGCTGCCGGCCTCGCAGGTGACGTCCGTGTGTTGGGGCGGCAAGGACCTGGACGAGCTGTACGTCACCAGCGCGCGCATCAACAGACCAGACGTCTACTTCTTTGAAGAAGAGCCTCTGGCCGGCTCTGTCTTCAGAGTCAAAGGCCTCGGTGTGAAAGGACGACCTGCCTTTGTGTACGAGG AAATACTTCTTCGCCACATT GTAAATACCTGGGTAAATATGACGTCCCCTAAAGTGGAGGTAGTGGTCAAAAATAGCTGCACGACCGTGGGCGAGGGTCCTCACTGGGATGAGACCTCGCAAAGTCTCTTCTACGTGGACGTCAGGAGTCTCGACGTTCATCGATGGGACTCCGTGACGGGACAGGACACCAAAGTCCACCTCA AGGACAAAGTCAGCTTTGTGGTTCCACGAAGACGCGGTGGATACATCATCG TGGGTCGTCGTTTGTCTCTGCTTGAGTGGGAAACAGGTACAGTCACAGACATAAGC GAAGTAGATCGTGACACGGGCAACAACCTCAACGACGGCAAATGCGACGCCAAGGGACGTTTGTGGACAG GTACGATGGGCTTCATCCCACGTCCACCACACCCTCCGATGGGGTCAATGTATAGCCTTGACCTTGATCGCACCGTGACGAAGCACCTGTCCGGTGTCTACATCTCCAACGGACTGGCCTGGACAGGTGACAACAAAACGATGTTCTACATCGACTCGCCCCCAAAGAAAGTCTACGCCTTCGACTTTGACCTGGAAAACGGAACCGTCA GTAACCAGAGAGTGGCTGTGGATTACGAGACGCTTGCTCCAGATGTACGAGGGAACCCGGACGGGATGACAATCGACACAGAGGACAAACTATGGGTGGCATGTGTCCGTGGCGGCCAGGTGTGCAGGTTCGACCCCGAAACAG GCAAGCTATTGCAGACGATAGAGTTCCCAACATCAGACATCACATCCCTTTGCTGGGGAGGAAAAAACTTGGACGAACTTTATGTCACCTCAGCACTGATTTCCAAATCAGAAGAGTATTTCCGCCAGCACGAGCCTCTGGCCGGTTCTGTCTTCCGAGTCACTGGGCTTGGTGTGAAGGGTCGCTCCGCATATGTGTATGAAGGTTAA
- the LOC112573960 gene encoding uncharacterized protein LOC112573960, with product MCPFDTPSKPCLLQHLVDQHCFMCPLCPFAAFTRSAVVKHGLKEHHVFQQEMSMQKLRGLQLNRHSFQDLFEPVRTTARASKRGSETCGESSVGSKPAKQMRMCDQDKRGETNSTPGSGFSGNQSAFTSDDNVVGTDGNRDFDLWGSSASKLLADLASSANLCSEGKLLGENIVSSSGMEADSGVDTWSVNRGDSREAPYLGSSPQAAMQATRKMEGEEAVVSIKQEVMWPEDCCNHTGKLTGGDDDPSKEVQGQHVIHIPSEVDVCIKMEIDPERQDLGQTVPSGIFPDHTQQNVGVMSCQVQPSTSPPLSCIRVENLQRQFEESVRSIDMFKYHEQDASSLSPSQHKRTKPPSTEPHCQRKSSLVSSFNHIHSDSKEVSVSNQSAVENFLLVKPSGKSMRDPSQNSSQCMTNVLRRLLTKAQYSDKESSLNDDSGRYLQDRTTNQSSEDQTTKTAICRPVTSGSPVKSACDVEESRILIKCASASQASSVQRSPPDRFAYNLLSSLLTADRCGVPEDVCPIDAKSVSVYQSQEPQKIESMKTFKQEPDTASSEYNQALPDYTKDQQQQLSDCDSGNKWSAATSRQDFTSVASHENIFVTSHLQSCAPYLRVRDILKLPASHTPLLPSLLLASESSRSCPEQPKQSRLLSLALSTPLASAQKRIDSFKSYSNMSLRDILTMRVPPNLELGGAASASSKDDHENKDVGEEDEEKVGGESQVVWECDFCDFSGAEKSVVASHRASQHNDFVDGSCEAEKGSAPWQRSPFSSVPETQTGLPQTGNLLDEDEDGNEENPNRKIFSPSRHCVNKRKLKRESLSTPKTEDSESEMDDSTGGRKSLLASSSEPDDPEDGNYIPPKSLQQSDSYDSESFSDTDAEQDSFSPRRKEAKNGGESRLTLFSKTMDKRLEAGVMSLKSEHTAFPVCLPVLCLKGKLFKTYKRPYSMQHNHGATLFQSQNSASQRPGVSHVSLPQRGVFFHKPESKVFSPACFKMPGTHLWCLLLCAESADHTPLCKL from the exons ATGTGTCCATTCGATACCCCTAGCAAACCTTGCTTGCTGCAACACCTTGTTGACCAACACTGCTTTATGTGCCCTTTGTGTCCATTTGCTGCATTTACTCGTTCTGCAGTAGTGAAACATGGCCTAAAGGAGCATCATGTCTTTCAGCAAGAG atgtctatgcaaaaacttaggGGACTCCAGCTTAATCGTCACAGTTTTCAAGACCTCTTTGAACCAGTCAGAACTACTGCTCGAGCTTCCAAAAGAGGCAGCGAGACTTGTGGTGAAAGTAGCGTAGGCAGCAAACCTGCCAAACAGATGCGAATGTGTGATCAAGATAAAAGAGGTGAAACAAATTCTACTCCAGGGTCTGGTTTTTCTGGAAACCAGAGTGCTTTTACATCTGACGATAACGTGGTGGGAACTGATGGAAACAGAGACTTTGACCTGTGGGGGAGCAGTGCATCAAAACTTCTGGCTGATTTGGCAAGCAGTGCAAATTTGTGCAGTGAAGGAAAGTTGCTTGGTGAAAACATTGTCAGTTCCTCGGGCATGGAAGCTGATAGTGGAGTTGATACGTGGTCAGTGAACCGTGGGGACAGCAGAGAGGCACCCTATCTTGGCTCATCTCCCCAAGCTGCAATGCAGGCAACAagaaagatggagggagaggaggCAGTTGTCAGCATTAAACAGGAAGTGATGTGGCCAGAAGACTGCTGCAATCACACTGGGAAGCTAactggtggtgatgatgaccCTTCAAAAGAGGTTCAAGGTCAGCATGTCATTCACATTCCTTCGGAGGTAGACGTCTGCATCAAGATGGAGATAGACCCTGAGAGACAGGATCTTGGGCAGACCGTGCCAAGTGGTATCTTCCCTGACCACACGCAGCAAAATGTTGGTGTCATGAGCTGTCAAGTGCAGCCATCTACCAGTCCACCGCTTTCATGCATCAGGGTTGAAAACTTGCAGAGACAGTTTGAGGAATCAGTTCGCTCTATAGACATGTTTAAATATCATGAACAAGATGCTTCCTCCCTTAGCCCAAGTCAGCATAAAAGGACGAAACCACCATCAACTGAGCCACACTGTCAAAGAAAAAGCAGTTTAGTCTCAAGTTTCAACCACATCCATTCAGACAGTAAAGAAGTAAGTGTTTCCAATCAGTCAGCTGTGGAGAATTTTCTGCTGGTGAAGCCTTCAGGAAAAAGCATGAGAGACCCATCGCAGAATAGCAGTCAGTGCATGACCAACGTGCTTCGACGTCTTTTAACAAAAGCCCAGTACTCAGACAAGGAAAGCTCTTTAAATGATGACAGTGGCAGATATTTGCAGGACAGGACCACAAATCAGTCTTCAGAAGATCAGACCACGAAGACTGCTATTTGCAGGCCAGTCACTTCAGGCTCTCCAGTCAAGTCTGCATGTGATGTTGAAGAAAGCAGAATTTTGATTAAGTGCGCTTCAGCTTCACAAGCATCCAGCGTGCAGAGATCACCTCCTGATAGATTTGCTTATAATTTGCTGTCCTCACTACTCACTGCAGACAGATGTGGGGTCCCAGAAGATGTTTGCCCAATAGATGCGAAATCTGTGTCAGTGTATCAGAGTCAAGAGCCTCAGAAGATTGAATCTATGAAGACTTTCAAACAGGAACCAGATACAGCAAGCTCAGAATACAACCAAGCTCTGCCTGATTATACTAAagatcagcagcagcaactttCAGACTGTGATTCTGGAAACAAATGGTCTGCTGCAACATCCAGGCAAGATTTCACATCCGTGGCCTCACACGAAAACATCTTTGTGACATCGCACTTGCAGTCTTGTGCACCATACCTGAGAGTCAGAGATATTTTGAAGCTGCCAGCCAGCCACACACCACTGTTGCCTTCGCTTTTATTAGCTTCCGAATCTTCACGTTCATGCCCAGAGCAACCTAAACAGTCGAGACTGCTCAGCTTGGCTCTGAGCACCCCACTGGCATCAGCGCAGAAGAGAATAGATTCTTTCAAGTCCTACTCCAACATGTCACTGAGAGACATACTGACCATGAGGGTTCCACCCAACCTTGAGCTTGGTGGTGCCGCTAGTGCATCAAGCAAAGATGATCATGAGAATAAAGATGTTGGtgaagaggatgaagaaaagGTAGGGGGTGAAAGCCAGGTTGTATGGGaatgtgatttttgtgatttctCAGGAGCAGAAAAGTCAGTCGTTGCAAGCCATCGAGCATCCCAACACAATGATTTTGTGGATGGCAGCTGTGAGGCAGAAAAAGGCTCTGCTCCATGGCAAAGGTCTCCATTCAGCTCTGTCCCTGAGACACAAACTGGTTTGCCGCAGACAGGTAACTTActggatgaggatgaggatgggaATGAAGAAAATCCAAACCGAAAGATCTTTAGTCCTTCCAGACattgtgtaaataaaagaaaacttaaaaggGAATCCTTAAGTACCCCAAAAACTGAAGATTCTGAAAGTGAAATGGACGATTCtacaggaggaagaaagagcTTATTAGCCTCATCATCTGAGCCAGATGATCCTGAAGATGGTAATTACATTCCTCCAAAGTCATTGCAACAGTCTGACAGCTATGACAGCGAATCTTTTTCGGATACCGATGCAGAACAAGATAGCTTCTCTCCCAGgagaaaagaagcaaagaatgGAGGGGAATCAAGGCTAACTCTCTTCAGCAAGACCATGGACAAGAGATTAGAGGCTGGTGTGATGTCGTTGAAATCAGAGCATACTGCATTTCCAGTTTGTTTGCCTGTACTGTGCCTTAAAGGTAAGCTCTTTAAAACTTATAAAAGACCATATTCGATGCAACACAACCACGGTGCCACATTATTTCAAAGCCAAAACTCAGCAAGCCAGCGACCAGGAGTGTCACATGTTTCTTTGCCCCAGAGAGGAGTGTTCTTTCACAAGCCCGAATCCAAAGTTTTTTCTCCAGCATGTTTTAAAATGCCAGGGACACATCTTTGGTGCCTGCTCCTTTGTGCTGAAAGTGCTGACCACACCCCTCTGTGTAAGCTTTAG